The following coding sequences lie in one Panicum virgatum strain AP13 chromosome 6N, P.virgatum_v5, whole genome shotgun sequence genomic window:
- the LOC120678704 gene encoding zinc finger protein 593 homolog isoform X1 — protein MGGKCPHRKVKKRRLSHKTARRGKFLLKADDAVYEELVKLADQGKDAQAKDLPVDEDLPGMGQFYCLHCDRYFASESVKDEHYRSKRHKKRVKVMSGPAPHTQLDAELAAGMGMPDNGLKLMSM, from the exons ATGGGTGGCAAGTGCCCGCACCGCAAGGTCAAGAAGCGCCGCCTCTCGCACAAGACGGCGCGTCGTGGCAAGTTCCTCCTCAAGGCCGACGATGCCGTCTACGAGGAGCTCGTCAAGCTGGCCGACCAGGGGAAGGATGCCCAAGCCAAGGACCTCCCCGTAGACGAGGACCTTCCCGGCATGGGGCAGTTCTACTGCCTCCACTGCGA CCGTTACTTTGCAAGCGAGAGCGTGAAGGATGAGCACTACCGCTCAAAGCGCCACAAGAAAAG GGTGAAGGTAATGTCAGGACCAGCTCCACACACGCAACTTGACGCTGAACTTGCTGCTGGAATGGGAATGCCTGACAATGGCCTGAAGCTCATGTCCATGTGA
- the LOC120678704 gene encoding zinc finger protein 593-like isoform X2: MGGKCPHRKVKKRRLSHKTARRGKFLLKADDAVYEELVKLADQGKDAQAKDLPVDEDLPGMGQFYCLHCDRYFASESVKDEHYRSKRHKKRCALLHDYSQWKKKRAANL; the protein is encoded by the exons ATGGGTGGCAAGTGCCCGCACCGCAAGGTCAAGAAGCGCCGCCTCTCGCACAAGACGGCGCGTCGTGGCAAGTTCCTCCTCAAGGCCGACGATGCCGTCTACGAGGAGCTCGTCAAGCTGGCCGACCAGGGGAAGGATGCCCAAGCCAAGGACCTCCCCGTAGACGAGGACCTTCCCGGCATGGGGCAGTTCTACTGCCTCCACTGCGA CCGTTACTTTGCAAGCGAGAGCGTGAAGGATGAGCACTACCGCTCAAAGCGCCACAAGAAAAG ATGTGCCCTATTGCATGATTATTCTCAGTGGAAGAAAAAGCGTGCTGCGAATTTGTAA
- the LOC120680041 gene encoding putative kinase-like protein TMKL1: MAIINWGQAVRPGVAVADKTIQLLLNSTCVRGNGGRQDFSGEGSLRAVRRHEGESSKNLWPWPSLPIAKQHLDSPLPASMLHPWCLLLLLLLLCLPLATAASSDAALLLAKVRPALQGHGRSPNAQLATWNASTPLCLWRGLRWGWSDARPIRCDTAAARANLSLAHDPSLLLVSIHLPAAALAGTLPPDLGAFSALASIYLAANQLTGPVPLDLGNAPALSALDLSANRLSGPLPTSIWNLCDRLADLRLHGNALAGTVPAPAGPNTTCDGLRVLDLGANRFSGGFPSFLTAFRGLRRLDLAANRFQGPIPDALAGMDHLQDLDLSCNNFSGQLPPTSPRFAEAAFLGNHPSLCGPPLRNQCVSSSGLSSRGVAAMVIGLMAAAVVLASVSIGWAQGRWRRRRDNADADAQGGDDSEAAAAADGQEGSRLLVFEGGEHLTLEEVLNATGQVVDKAAYCTVYKAKLASGGGSVELRLLREGCCKDTASCAAVARRIARARHHNLVPLRAFYHGRRGEKLLVYDYFPRTRTLHGLLHEQHDGGEGRPPLTWPRRHKVALGAARALAYLHAGQGEAHGNVRSSNVLVDDLFVARLAEHAVDRLLVPAAAEAVPAAAKADGYKAPELHSMRRCSARTDVFAFGILLLELLMGRKPAADLPAAVKVAVLEETALEEVLDAEVVKGLRMSPAEEGLLHALKLAMGCCAPVAAARPTMAEVVRQLEESRPSRTLGPRSALYSPAESRSDAGTPNTAA; encoded by the coding sequence ATGGCCATCATCAATTGGGGGCAGGCAGTACGACCAGGAGTTGCTGTTGCTGACAAAACCATCCAACTACTGCTCAACTCTACTTGCGTGCGTGGCAATGGCGGCAGGCAGGACTTCTCAGGAGAGGGGAGCCTGAGAGCCGTCAGACGGCACGAGGGAGAAAGCAGCAAGAACCTTTGGCCTTGGCCTTCCCTTCCCATTGCAAAGCAGCACCTGGACTCTCCTCTGCCAGCCTCGATGCTGCATCCGtggtgcctcctcctcctcctcctcctcctctgcctgccgctcgccaccgccgcctcctccgacgccgcgctcctcctcgccaAGGTCAGGCCCGCGCTTCAGGGCCACGGCCGGAGCCCCAACGCCCAGCTCGCCACCTGGAACGCCTCCACCCCGCTCTGCCTCTGGCGCGGCCTCCGCTGGGGCTGGTCCGACGCCCGCCCGATCCGCTgcgacaccgccgccgcgcgcgccaacCTCTCCCTCGCCCAcgacccctccctcctcctcgtctccatccacctccccgccgccgccctcgccggcacCCTCCCGCCCGACCTCGGAGCCTTCTCTGCCCTCGCCTCCATCTACCTCGCCGCCAACCAGCTCACGGGTCCCGTACCGCTCGACCTCGGCAACGCGCCCGCGCTCTCCGCGCTCGACCTCTCCGCCAACCGCCTCTCCGGCCCCCTCCCCACCTCCATATGGAACCTCTGCGACCGCCTCGCCGACCTCCGCCTCCACGGGAACGCTCTCGCGGGCACCGTCCCCGCGCCAGCCGGCCCCAACACAACCTGCGACGGCCTCCGCGTCCTCGACCTCGGTGCCAACCGCTTCTCCGGCGGATTCCCCTCCTTCCTCACCGCCTTCCGGGGGCTCCGgcgcctcgacctcgccgccAACCGTTTCCAGGGGCCCATCCCGGATGCCCTCGCCGGGATGGACCACCTCCAGGACCTCGACCTCTCCTGCAACAACTTCTCCGGCCAGCTGCCCCCGACCTCCCCCCGATTCGCGGAGGCCGCCTTCCTGGGCAACCACCCTTCGCTGTGCGGCCCGCCGCTGCGCAACCAGTGCGTGTCCTCCTCCGGCCTCAGCTCCCGCGGCGTCGCTGCCATGGTCATTGGCctcatggccgccgccgtcgtcctcgcctccgTCTCCATCGGCTGGGCCcaggggaggtggaggcggcggcgggataatgccgacgccgacgcgcaAGGAGGGGATGACtctgaggccgccgccgccgccgatggccaAGAGGGCAGCAGGCTGCTGGTATTCGAGGGCGGCGAGCACCTCACGCTGGAGGAGGTGCTCAACGCCACCGGCCAGGTGGTCGACAAGGCCGCCTACTGCACCGTGTACAAGGCCAAgctcgccagcggcggcggcagcgtcgaGCTGCGCCTGCTCCGGGAGGGCTGCTGCAAGGACACCGCCTCCTGCGCGGCCGTCGCGCGCCGCATCGCCCGCGCGCGGCACCACAACCTCGTGCCGCTCAGGGCCTTCTAccacggccggcgcggcgagaaGCTGCTGGTCTACGACTACTTCCCGCGCACCCGCACGCTGCACGGCCTCCTGCACGAGCAGCACGACGGAGGCGAGGGCCGCCCGCCGCTCACGTGGCCGCGGCGCCACAAGGTCGCGctgggcgccgcgcgcgcgctggcGTACCTGCACGCCGGCCAGGGCGAGGCGCACGGCAACGTGCGGTCGTCGAACGTGCTCGTGGACGACCTCTTCGTGGCGCGGCTGGCGGAGCACGCGGTGGACCGGCTgctggtgccggcggcggcggaggcggtgccggcggcggccaaggcggACGGCTACAAGGCGCCGGAGCTGCACTCCATGAGGAGGTGCAGCGCGCGCACGGACGTGTTCGCCTTCGGGATCCTGCTGCTGGAGCTGCTCATGGGAAGGAAGCCGGCGGCGGAcctgccggcggcggtgaaggtggcggtgctggaggagacggcgctggaggaggtgctggaCGCGGAGGTGGTGAAGGGGCTGCGCATGAGCCCCGCGGAGGAGGGGCTGCTGCATGCGCTGAAGCTAGCGATGGGCTGCTgcgcgccggtggcggcggcgaggccgaccATGGCGGAGGTGGTGCGGCAGCTGGAGGAGAGCCGGCCCAGCAGGACCCTGGGGCCGCGGTCGGCGCTGTACAGCCCGGCGGAGAGCAGGAGCGACGCCGGCACGCCCAACACCGCCGCCTAG